A genomic window from Litoreibacter janthinus includes:
- a CDS encoding dimethylsulfoniopropionate demethylase, whose amino-acid sequence MATIAPSRRVRRTPFSDGVEAAGVKGYTVYNHMLLPTVFRSVVEDYHHLKSAVQVWDVACERQVELRGPDAGRLMQMLTPRDLRGMLPGMCYYVPTVDETGGMLNDPVALMLSDDRYWVSIADSDMLLWVKGIAYAFHLDVIVDEPDVSPLAIQGPKADELAARVFGDGVKDLRFFRYGYFDFQGQQMLVARSGYSKQGGFEIYVEGAENGMPLWNALMEAGKDLDVHAGCPNLIERVEGGLLSYGNDMTRDNTPHECGLGRFCSTQTAIGCVGRDALLRVAKEGPVKQIRAISIEGELPPCDRLWKITAKDKVIGQVTSAAKSPDFNTNVAIGMVRMTHWDEGTQIQVETQDGPRMATVHEEFWI is encoded by the coding sequence ATGGCCACTATCGCACCATCGCGCCGCGTGCGCCGAACGCCGTTCTCTGACGGGGTCGAGGCAGCGGGCGTCAAAGGTTACACGGTTTATAACCATATGCTGTTGCCGACGGTGTTCCGTTCGGTTGTCGAGGATTACCACCATCTGAAATCGGCCGTTCAGGTCTGGGACGTGGCGTGTGAGAGGCAAGTAGAGCTGCGCGGGCCGGATGCGGGCCGCTTGATGCAAATGCTGACGCCCCGCGATCTGCGCGGGATGCTGCCGGGCATGTGCTACTACGTGCCCACAGTGGACGAAACGGGCGGGATGCTGAACGATCCCGTAGCGCTTATGCTGTCGGATGACCGCTATTGGGTGTCCATTGCCGACAGCGATATGTTGCTTTGGGTCAAGGGGATAGCCTACGCCTTTCATCTAGATGTGATCGTGGACGAGCCGGATGTCTCCCCCCTTGCGATCCAAGGGCCGAAGGCCGATGAACTGGCGGCGCGGGTCTTTGGAGACGGTGTCAAAGATCTGCGCTTTTTCCGCTATGGCTATTTCGACTTCCAAGGCCAGCAGATGCTCGTGGCGCGGTCGGGTTACTCCAAGCAAGGCGGATTCGAAATCTACGTCGAAGGGGCCGAAAACGGCATGCCGCTTTGGAACGCGCTGATGGAGGCAGGCAAGGATCTGGACGTCCATGCGGGCTGTCCAAACTTGATCGAGCGGGTCGAAGGCGGGCTGCTGTCCTATGGCAACGACATGACACGCGACAACACCCCGCATGAATGTGGTTTGGGGCGGTTCTGTTCAACGCAGACGGCGATCGGCTGTGTCGGGCGCGATGCGCTGCTCAGGGTGGCCAAAGAGGGGCCTGTCAAACAAATCCGCGCGATCAGCATCGAGGGCGAGTTGCCCCCCTGCGACCGGCTTTGGAAGATCACCGCAAAGGACAAGGTGATCGGGCAGGTGACCTCGGCAGCGAAAAGCCCTGATTTCAACACCAATGTCGCCATCGGCATGGTCCGCATGACCCACTGGGACGAAGGCACGCAAATACAGGTGGAAACACAAGACGGGCCGCGCATGGCGACGGTTCACGAAGAATTCTGGATATAA
- a CDS encoding extracellular solute-binding protein, whose product MNRLTKLLGTAALTLASTAAFAADPDLLVFDWSGFEEEGFFINYAAKHGSGPTYAFFGEEEEAFQKLRSGFKADIAHPCSQSIEKWFQAGLLEPWDISKVPSYATLAENYRTDPTFVRDGAVYFIPTDLGMTGIAYNADEIKPEQVASLEVFTDPEMSGRTSLPDNVEDSYALAYLATGTSDWTKATEEDFKKASEWLRKAHANARAYWADGAELAQLMATGEVLIAWSWNETPVQMVGDGYNIGFERQAKEGSSAWFCGYVNLKDGPGSEEKAHDFIESFLSQETADYIVNEWGYGHSNTTAMGSFSEETLTEVGLNQITAPQLQQLPMDISLREMMIKEFERIKAGF is encoded by the coding sequence ATGAACCGCCTGACCAAACTGCTGGGCACCGCAGCCCTTACCTTGGCCTCAACCGCAGCTTTCGCTGCCGACCCTGACCTTTTGGTCTTTGACTGGTCCGGCTTCGAGGAAGAAGGCTTCTTTATCAATTACGCTGCAAAGCACGGCTCCGGCCCGACCTACGCGTTCTTCGGTGAGGAGGAAGAAGCTTTTCAGAAACTGCGCTCCGGCTTTAAGGCAGACATCGCACATCCATGCTCCCAGTCCATCGAGAAATGGTTTCAGGCTGGCCTGCTGGAACCTTGGGACATTTCCAAAGTGCCAAGCTACGCGACACTGGCAGAGAACTACCGGACCGATCCGACATTCGTCCGCGACGGTGCCGTCTATTTCATTCCGACCGATCTGGGCATGACGGGCATTGCCTACAACGCCGATGAGATCAAACCAGAGCAGGTCGCCTCGCTCGAAGTCTTTACCGACCCTGAAATGTCTGGACGCACCTCGCTGCCGGATAACGTCGAGGATTCCTACGCGCTGGCCTATCTCGCGACCGGCACTTCTGACTGGACCAAAGCCACGGAGGAAGATTTCAAGAAAGCCTCCGAATGGTTGCGCAAGGCCCATGCAAACGCCCGCGCCTATTGGGCAGACGGTGCAGAGCTGGCTCAGCTTATGGCTACCGGCGAAGTGCTGATTGCTTGGTCGTGGAACGAAACGCCGGTGCAAATGGTCGGCGACGGCTACAATATCGGGTTCGAGCGTCAGGCCAAAGAAGGCTCGTCCGCTTGGTTCTGTGGCTACGTGAACCTCAAAGACGGTCCCGGCTCCGAAGAGAAAGCCCATGATTTCATCGAGAGCTTCCTGTCGCAGGAAACAGCCGACTACATCGTCAACGAATGGGGCTACGGTCACTCCAACACCACCGCGATGGGCAGCTTCAGCGAAGAAACCCTGACCGAAGTGGGACTGAACCAGATCACTGCCCCGCAGCTGCAACAGCTGCCGATGGACATTTCTCTGCGTGAAATGATGATCAAGGAATTCGAGCGCATCAAAGCCGGTTTCTAA
- a CDS encoding DUF2182 domain-containing protein — protein MSGAHWLVLFGLILASWAALYAMSVPAEMRLLEQVYGRDFWIALCTITPDAAGFLRMILMWCLMSAAMMAPTILPALATYDDLTHVSDRAHFGTLVSGYLAVWFGFSILAAGLQMALFQAGLIGTFGDSLSGVLSGALLVMAGLYQFSTLKEACLSKCRQPMTFFMQHFDEGPWRNGVRLGLVCLGCCWALMLLAFVGGVMSVGFMGLATLIMVVEKLPDLGRYITKPLGGLLLMAGAWTLMTAI, from the coding sequence ATGTCTGGAGCGCACTGGCTCGTGCTCTTTGGACTTATACTGGCCTCTTGGGCTGCGCTTTATGCGATGTCCGTGCCCGCCGAGATGCGTCTGCTCGAACAAGTCTATGGCCGTGATTTCTGGATCGCGCTTTGCACCATTACGCCTGATGCGGCTGGCTTCCTGCGCATGATCTTGATGTGGTGTTTGATGTCCGCAGCGATGATGGCCCCCACAATCTTGCCTGCCTTGGCGACTTATGACGATCTGACCCATGTGAGTGACCGCGCGCATTTCGGGACTTTGGTGTCGGGCTATCTGGCCGTCTGGTTCGGCTTTTCGATCCTTGCGGCAGGGCTGCAAATGGCGCTGTTTCAGGCGGGATTGATCGGAACATTCGGCGACAGTCTGTCCGGCGTGTTGTCCGGCGCTTTGCTTGTTATGGCGGGGCTGTACCAGTTCTCGACCCTGAAAGAGGCTTGCCTGAGCAAATGTCGCCAACCGATGACCTTTTTCATGCAGCATTTTGACGAAGGCCCGTGGCGGAATGGCGTGCGTTTGGGCTTGGTCTGTCTGGGATGCTGCTGGGCGTTGATGCTTTTGGCCTTTGTCGGCGGCGTGATGAGCGTCGGCTTCATGGGGCTCGCGACACTGATCATGGTGGTTGAAAAACTGCCTGATCTGGGGCGCTATATAACGAAACCACTGGGGGGGCTCTTGCTGATGGCAGGGGCGTGGACTCTCATGACTGCGATTTAA
- a CDS encoding FadR/GntR family transcriptional regulator has translation MKNPSTPQGDLSAQIAGSIRDAIIAGELIVDARLPSEAELAEQFNVSRPTVREALKRLAAQALIRTQRGATGGAFVNHLTYPDAYAQQITTSTLLLSMNEVSFATACEARFALERACTLLSAERRSADHLATMRAEIFRQSQPGLSDEAFCASDVAFHRALVDGAQNPVMSYQLAGAVEAMQPLMNMITFTARSRERIVALHGQIADALEAQNAAQADAALLALETYTISLAKDVMDARAHR, from the coding sequence ATGAAAAACCCTTCTACTCCACAAGGCGATCTATCCGCCCAGATCGCAGGCTCCATCCGCGACGCCATTATCGCGGGCGAGTTGATCGTAGACGCCCGCCTCCCCTCCGAGGCGGAGCTTGCAGAACAGTTCAACGTCTCCCGCCCCACCGTGCGCGAGGCGCTGAAGCGGCTGGCCGCACAAGCATTGATCCGCACGCAGCGTGGCGCGACGGGTGGCGCCTTCGTCAACCATCTGACCTACCCCGACGCCTATGCACAGCAGATCACCACCTCGACACTTCTTTTGTCGATGAATGAGGTGTCCTTTGCCACCGCCTGTGAAGCTCGGTTCGCGCTGGAACGGGCCTGCACCCTTCTGTCCGCCGAACGTCGCAGCGCCGACCATCTGGCCACCATGCGTGCCGAGATATTCCGCCAGTCCCAACCCGGCCTCAGCGACGAGGCGTTTTGCGCCTCCGATGTCGCCTTCCACCGTGCACTAGTCGACGGTGCGCAGAATCCTGTGATGTCCTACCAGTTGGCCGGCGCTGTCGAGGCGATGCAACCCTTGATGAACATGATCACTTTCACAGCAAGATCGCGCGAACGGATCGTCGCTCTGCACGGCCAAATCGCCGATGCGCTGGAAGCCCAGAACGCCGCCCAAGCCGACGCGGCCCTGCTGGCGCTGGAGACCTACACCATTTCGCTTGCGAAGGATGTGATGGACGCCCGGGCCCACCGATAA
- a CDS encoding DinB family protein — MITVEYCRMMARYNAWQNRGQMDVMKSLKPADLTRDRKAFFGSIFGTANHLLWADRLWMSRFDGGFAPRETAAESAQLHDNLQLYFDDRMRTDAHINRWVAGLSQVSLIGPLTYHSVVADREISKPVAMCVSHFFNHQTHHRGQIHAMMTAAGHTPGDTDLVFLPDDD; from the coding sequence ATGATTACTGTTGAATATTGCCGCATGATGGCCCGCTACAATGCGTGGCAGAACCGCGGGCAGATGGATGTGATGAAATCCCTTAAGCCCGCAGATCTGACGCGGGACCGCAAGGCGTTCTTTGGCTCGATCTTCGGGACGGCGAACCATTTGCTGTGGGCGGACCGGCTTTGGATGTCGCGCTTTGATGGTGGGTTCGCGCCTCGTGAAACCGCTGCGGAAAGCGCGCAACTACATGACAACTTGCAACTTTACTTCGATGACCGAATGCGCACCGATGCACATATCAACCGGTGGGTGGCGGGGCTGTCTCAGGTCAGCCTGATTGGCCCTTTGACCTATCATTCGGTTGTGGCTGATCGCGAAATCAGCAAGCCGGTAGCCATGTGTGTGTCGCATTTCTTCAACCACCAGACCCATCATCGCGGGCAGATCCACGCGATGATGACAGCGGCGGGTCACACGCCCGGTGATACAGATCTGGTGTTTTTGCCGGATGACGATTGA
- a CDS encoding DUF1326 domain-containing protein — MALDAQELGTVPWNIKGELILNCNCTVFCPCVVSLGKHPPTEGYCQAWLGIRIDEGHYGDEDLSGTAVGMLMDIPGNMGRGNWKAAAYIDDQVSEAAYDGLVAILSGAARGTTGLFSMLVGEFLGAERAPVSFTTEGNARRLMVGKKIQGEVVPVSGKDGKDMVITNTEYWMGPDITVATANKGKVRAYGRVWDFDGRSAEICQIDWGGPAPK, encoded by the coding sequence ATGGCGTTAGACGCGCAAGAGCTTGGGACTGTTCCGTGGAACATCAAGGGCGAGCTTATTCTCAACTGTAACTGCACGGTGTTTTGCCCCTGCGTCGTGTCGCTGGGCAAACATCCGCCCACCGAGGGCTATTGCCAGGCGTGGTTGGGCATTCGCATCGACGAAGGCCATTACGGCGACGAAGACCTGTCCGGCACGGCTGTTGGCATGTTGATGGACATTCCTGGCAACATGGGGCGCGGCAACTGGAAAGCTGCGGCCTACATCGACGATCAGGTGTCCGAGGCGGCTTATGACGGTCTGGTCGCGATTTTATCGGGGGCCGCACGTGGCACAACCGGCCTGTTCAGCATGTTGGTCGGGGAGTTCCTTGGGGCCGAGCGCGCGCCGGTGTCCTTCACCACTGAAGGCAACGCGCGCCGCCTGATGGTTGGCAAGAAGATCCAAGGCGAAGTTGTGCCCGTGTCCGGCAAAGACGGCAAGGACATGGTGATCACCAACACCGAATACTGGATGGGGCCGGACATCACCGTGGCGACTGCAAACAAAGGCAAAGTGCGGGCTTACGGACGCGTCTGGGACTTTGACGGTCGCTCCGCCGAGATTTGCCAGATCGATTGGGGAGGGCCTGCGCCAAAATGA
- the acuI gene encoding acryloyl-CoA reductase: MFNALIVEKDEEGKTSASVQSIGEDRLPEGDVTVAVEYSTVNYKDGLCIGPGGGLVRNYPHVPGIDFAGTVETSDDDRYKPGDKVVLTGWRVGEAYWGGYSQKARVKADWLVPLPKGLDTRQAMAVGTAGFTAMLAVMALEDHGIKDGPVLVTGAAGGVGSVATAILANLGHEVAAVTGRPETADYLKSLGATQIVARDEINETTKRPLEAETWGGCVDAVGGEMLARLLGQMKYGASVSAVGLAGGAGLPATVIPFLLRGVNLLGIDSVMQPYDNRLRAWQRIAKDLPMDKLEAMVQPATLSDLPQLGKDILKGQVKGRVVVDVNA, from the coding sequence ATGTTTAACGCACTGATCGTCGAGAAGGATGAAGAGGGCAAAACCAGCGCCTCCGTCCAAAGCATCGGCGAGGACCGCTTGCCCGAAGGAGACGTTACTGTTGCCGTGGAATACTCCACGGTGAACTACAAAGACGGTCTGTGCATCGGGCCGGGCGGTGGCTTGGTGCGCAATTATCCTCATGTGCCTGGCATCGACTTTGCGGGGACCGTTGAGACGTCCGATGACGACCGATACAAGCCCGGCGACAAGGTTGTTCTGACCGGCTGGCGCGTGGGCGAGGCCTATTGGGGCGGCTACTCCCAGAAGGCCCGCGTAAAGGCGGATTGGCTGGTGCCATTGCCCAAAGGGTTGGACACGCGTCAGGCCATGGCGGTTGGCACCGCTGGCTTCACCGCGATGTTGGCGGTGATGGCGCTGGAAGATCACGGCATCAAAGACGGGCCCGTATTGGTGACGGGGGCTGCTGGGGGCGTTGGCTCCGTGGCGACGGCCATCTTGGCCAATCTTGGCCATGAGGTTGCTGCAGTGACGGGGCGGCCAGAAACAGCGGATTATCTCAAAAGTCTCGGCGCGACACAGATCGTAGCGCGTGACGAGATTAACGAGACCACCAAACGTCCGCTTGAAGCGGAAACCTGGGGCGGGTGCGTCGATGCCGTGGGCGGCGAGATGCTGGCGCGGTTGCTCGGACAGATGAAATACGGCGCGTCCGTTTCGGCCGTGGGTCTCGCGGGCGGGGCTGGCCTGCCTGCGACGGTCATTCCATTCCTGCTGCGTGGGGTGAACCTGTTGGGGATCGACAGCGTGATGCAGCCCTATGACAACCGCCTGCGGGCGTGGCAGCGGATCGCGAAAGACCTGCCGATGGACAAGCTGGAGGCCATGGTTCAGCCCGCGACGCTTTCGGATTTGCCGCAACTGGGCAAGGACATCCTCAAGGGGCAGGTGAAGGGTCGCGTTGTAGTTGACGTCAACGCGTAG
- a CDS encoding aminotransferase class V-fold PLP-dependent enzyme, which produces MKLDIEFVRAQFPAFDAAPLKGQAFFENAGGSYTCRHVIDRLHRFYTERKVQPYAPYEASTLGGSEMDEARVRLAAILGVDTDELSFGPSTTQNTYVLAQAFGQWMQPGDAFIVTNQDHEANSGPWRRLAERGFEMREWKINPETGHLDPADLANLLDDKVRVVAFPHCSNVVGEINDVAAICKIIHQAGAVACVDGVSYAPHGLPDVGKLGADIYLFSAYKTYGPHQGIMVIRRDLGFKLPNQGHHFNGDSLYKRFTPAGPDHAQVAASAGMADYIDALYAHHVGGDAAPSVKGAAVHDLMQAHEHEVLQPLLDYASAKNSVRLIGPEQAASRAPTVALALQANAEEAAAQLAPHGIMAGGGDFYAQRPLGAMGVDMDLGVLRLSFVHYTSKAEVDRLIEALDHVL; this is translated from the coding sequence ATGAAGCTAGATATTGAATTCGTTCGGGCGCAATTCCCGGCTTTCGACGCTGCCCCGTTGAAGGGGCAGGCTTTCTTTGAAAACGCAGGCGGCTCTTACACTTGCCGGCATGTTATTGACCGGCTGCACCGGTTCTATACGGAGCGCAAAGTGCAGCCCTATGCCCCTTACGAGGCGTCGACCCTTGGTGGTAGCGAAATGGACGAGGCGCGGGTCCGTCTGGCGGCCATTCTGGGGGTTGATACGGACGAGCTGTCTTTCGGGCCGTCGACCACCCAGAACACATACGTTCTGGCGCAGGCCTTCGGGCAATGGATGCAGCCCGGCGATGCGTTCATCGTGACCAATCAGGATCACGAGGCGAATTCCGGCCCTTGGCGCAGACTGGCAGAGCGCGGATTCGAGATGCGCGAATGGAAGATCAATCCCGAGACAGGGCATCTGGACCCCGCCGATCTGGCGAACCTGTTAGACGACAAAGTGCGGGTGGTGGCATTCCCGCATTGCTCCAATGTGGTGGGGGAGATCAACGATGTCGCTGCGATCTGCAAGATCATCCATCAGGCTGGCGCGGTCGCCTGCGTCGATGGCGTCTCCTATGCGCCACACGGGTTGCCCGACGTGGGCAAGCTGGGCGCGGATATCTATCTGTTCTCGGCCTATAAGACTTACGGGCCGCATCAGGGCATCATGGTGATCCGCCGCGATCTGGGGTTCAAGCTGCCTAATCAGGGCCACCATTTCAACGGTGACAGCCTCTACAAGCGCTTCACACCCGCGGGGCCGGATCATGCGCAAGTCGCCGCCAGCGCAGGTATGGCGGATTACATTGACGCCCTTTATGCGCACCACGTCGGCGGAGACGCTGCACCATCCGTAAAAGGAGCGGCGGTGCATGATTTGATGCAAGCCCATGAGCATGAGGTGCTGCAACCGCTGCTCGACTACGCATCGGCCAAGAACTCGGTCCGTTTGATCGGGCCTGAACAGGCGGCGTCACGAGCACCGACCGTTGCGCTGGCGCTGCAAGCGAACGCCGAAGAGGCCGCAGCGCAATTGGCACCGCACGGTATCATGGCGGGCGGCGGTGATTTCTATGCGCAGCGTCCGCTGGGGGCGATGGGTGTGGATATGGATCTTGGCGTGCTGCGCTTGTCTTTTGTGCACTATACTTCAAAAGCAGAGGTTGACCGGCTGATTGAGGCGCTAGATCACGTTCTATGA
- a CDS encoding BCCT family transporter produces the protein MSIKPPFTDLDIRTADGGFYHGNSVPIALISKGIMVALVLWALVFPGNANSTLGSWNSLILAGFNSFYVIITGLFFFFLAIIAIIPSTGSRVMGAPGEKPEFSNFSWFSMMFGAGLGVGLMVFATAEPLGLWGSNPVVLAGDVPANSEEALQSAYRYTFLHYGFHAWAIYVITGLSLAYYAYTRDMPLTIRSALTPLFGSAMNGFLGHVVDVLGVVATILGVSVTIGFGVSQFIDGVYAITGMEWMMNMEGDAPAPGKVGLVAGLVVIMAMSIISAVSGVGKGVKYLSNLNLVLSLILLLVFIVFGSFTFALSTYGAAFIDYILNFVQLSFGAYGPQSAEAFAAALPDAAKPLAGDLMAGATNAWGSFDGFKSGLEGAAAELPDDVLAAAYEAGNQGRQFGWQSGWSTFYWAWWIAFSPFVGLFLARISKGRSVREFIIGCVIAPSLVCFAWMTILGGTAIDLELTGGADGAIIGASNTAKLFVTLSEMISGGFLSAITIMCVVLIMTFLVTSADSGILVMNTIMSGGAQETGIKHRIVWGVILTLVIGTLLLAAGDNNPMDALRNAMIIGALPFTMVMGLMMISLTKALYRDGKRDKFAAGSQPAE, from the coding sequence ATGAGTATCAAACCACCCTTCACCGACTTAGACATCAGGACCGCTGATGGCGGCTTCTACCACGGAAACAGTGTTCCAATCGCCTTGATCTCCAAAGGGATCATGGTCGCTTTGGTGTTGTGGGCATTGGTCTTTCCGGGCAATGCCAACAGCACGCTTGGCAGTTGGAACAGCCTCATACTCGCGGGCTTCAACTCATTCTACGTCATAATCACGGGGCTGTTCTTCTTCTTCCTCGCGATCATCGCAATCATTCCGTCAACGGGCAGCCGCGTCATGGGCGCGCCCGGAGAAAAGCCGGAGTTTTCGAATTTCTCTTGGTTCTCGATGATGTTTGGCGCCGGTCTGGGCGTCGGCCTCATGGTCTTCGCAACCGCCGAGCCGCTGGGTCTTTGGGGCTCCAACCCTGTCGTGCTGGCAGGCGACGTTCCGGCCAATTCGGAGGAAGCATTGCAATCGGCTTATCGCTATACGTTCCTGCACTACGGCTTCCATGCTTGGGCAATCTACGTCATCACCGGGCTGAGCCTTGCCTATTACGCCTACACGCGCGACATGCCATTGACGATCCGCTCGGCTCTGACACCGTTGTTCGGCAGTGCGATGAACGGTTTCTTGGGCCATGTCGTCGACGTGCTTGGTGTTGTTGCGACGATCCTTGGCGTGTCCGTGACGATCGGTTTTGGGGTCAGCCAGTTCATTGACGGGGTCTACGCGATCACCGGAATGGAGTGGATGATGAATATGGAGGGCGACGCCCCAGCACCGGGCAAAGTTGGCCTAGTCGCTGGCCTTGTCGTGATCATGGCCATGTCGATCATCTCGGCGGTGTCGGGTGTGGGCAAAGGCGTTAAGTATCTTTCCAACCTAAACTTGGTCCTCTCGTTGATCTTGCTGCTGGTGTTCATCGTGTTCGGATCGTTCACCTTCGCATTGTCGACTTATGGCGCGGCCTTCATCGACTACATCTTGAACTTCGTGCAACTGTCCTTCGGCGCCTATGGGCCGCAATCGGCTGAAGCGTTTGCAGCCGCGTTGCCAGACGCCGCCAAACCCCTGGCCGGTGATCTGATGGCTGGGGCGACGAATGCTTGGGGCTCTTTCGACGGGTTTAAATCCGGCCTTGAAGGGGCTGCGGCAGAGCTGCCAGACGATGTTCTGGCTGCGGCCTATGAGGCGGGCAACCAAGGTCGCCAGTTCGGCTGGCAATCCGGGTGGTCAACCTTCTATTGGGCTTGGTGGATCGCGTTTTCGCCATTCGTGGGTCTGTTCCTTGCGCGCATCTCCAAAGGCCGTTCGGTACGTGAGTTCATCATCGGTTGCGTCATCGCGCCGTCGCTGGTGTGCTTTGCATGGATGACCATCCTTGGCGGCACTGCGATCGACCTAGAGCTTACAGGTGGCGCAGATGGTGCCATCATCGGAGCCTCCAACACCGCCAAGCTGTTCGTCACACTGAGCGAGATGATCTCCGGCGGGTTCTTGTCTGCCATCACCATCATGTGTGTGGTTCTGATCATGACCTTCCTCGTGACCTCTGCCGACTCTGGCATCTTGGTGATGAACACCATCATGTCCGGCGGCGCACAGGAAACCGGCATCAAGCACCGCATCGTTTGGGGCGTCATCCTGACCTTGGTGATCGGCACATTGCTGCTTGCTGCGGGGGACAACAACCCGATGGATGCATTGCGCAACGCGATGATTATCGGCGCGCTTCCGTTTACAATGGTCATGGGGCTAATGATGATCTCGTTGACAAAGGCGCTATACCGCGACGGCAAGCGCGACAAGTTCGCCGCAGGAAGTCAGCCGGCGGAGTAA